The following proteins come from a genomic window of Gottfriedia acidiceleris:
- the lipA gene encoding lipoyl synthase gives MASKKEEYLRKPEWLKIKLNTNESYTELKKMMRSKNLHTVCEEARCPNIHECWAVRKTATFMILGAVCTRACRFCAVKTGLPTELDLQEPVRVAESVTQMNLKHVVITAVARDDLRDGGAAVFAETVREVRKANPFTTIEVLPSDMGGKFENLKMLMDAKPDIMNHNIETVRELTPRVRARATYERSLEFLRRAKEINPSIPTKSSIMLGLGETNEQIYEAMDDLRSAGVNIITLGQYLQPTKTHLSVKKYYTPDEFAALKEIALGKGFSHCEAGPLVRSSYHADEQVEAAKQA, from the coding sequence ATGGCATCAAAAAAAGAAGAATATTTAAGAAAGCCCGAGTGGCTAAAAATAAAATTAAACACAAATGAATCTTACACAGAATTAAAGAAAATGATGCGATCAAAAAATCTTCATACTGTTTGTGAAGAAGCTCGTTGTCCAAATATCCATGAATGTTGGGCAGTTAGAAAAACAGCTACATTTATGATCCTAGGCGCGGTTTGTACTCGTGCATGTCGTTTTTGTGCAGTTAAAACAGGTTTACCAACTGAACTTGATCTACAAGAACCAGTGCGAGTTGCTGAATCTGTAACACAAATGAACTTAAAACACGTAGTAATTACAGCGGTTGCTCGTGATGATTTAAGAGACGGTGGAGCAGCTGTATTTGCAGAAACTGTTAGAGAAGTAAGAAAAGCAAATCCATTTACTACAATTGAAGTTTTACCATCTGATATGGGTGGAAAATTTGAGAACCTAAAAATGTTAATGGATGCAAAACCAGATATTATGAACCATAATATTGAAACAGTTAGAGAGTTAACTCCACGTGTTCGTGCAAGAGCTACGTATGAAAGATCACTTGAATTTTTACGTAGAGCAAAAGAAATAAACCCTAGCATCCCTACAAAATCAAGCATCATGCTTGGATTAGGTGAAACAAATGAACAAATTTACGAAGCAATGGATGATTTGCGTTCTGCAGGTGTAAATATCATTACATTAGGTCAATATTTACAACCAACGAAAACTCATTTATCTGTTAAAAAATACTATACTCCTGACGAGTTTGCAGCCCTAAAAGAAATTGCTTTAGGGAAAGGTTTCTCGCACTGTGAGGCTGGTCCTCTAGTTCGTTCATCATATCATGCTGACGAACAAGTAGAAGCTGCTAAACAAGCGTAA
- a CDS encoding M23 family metallopeptidase has product MDLKKIIVLFCMVVIFIMPSFTNAEEIDQAQLNEERMALYKKGETLTFIPWYYFAAIDTYERNVRSVRNDIPKRENGVLSIYIKPEDWSGLSNPVKKDTYAPTIHLFSGIGLDGNNDGKASLEDDEDILYTFIHRLHFYGPSRQYIRMMLWDYYQRAITVDIIDEYASMYQYYGKLNIEGNAFPLPIRSTHSYRSTWGAPRSFGGRRVHEGTDIFANYGTPVRSTCYGVIETKGWNRIGGWRIGIRDLYNNYHYYAHLGGFNKDLQRGQVVEPGTLIGYVGSTGYGPPGTSGKFPPHLHYGIYKDNGYSEWSFDPYPKLRLWERQDSSKQRR; this is encoded by the coding sequence ATGGATTTGAAAAAAATAATTGTACTTTTTTGTATGGTGGTTATCTTCATAATGCCATCATTTACAAATGCAGAAGAAATTGATCAAGCACAGCTTAACGAAGAACGAATGGCCTTATATAAAAAAGGGGAAACGCTAACATTTATCCCTTGGTATTACTTTGCAGCTATAGATACTTATGAACGAAATGTACGGAGTGTAAGAAACGATATTCCAAAACGCGAAAATGGCGTCCTCTCGATCTATATTAAACCAGAGGATTGGAGTGGCCTATCAAATCCGGTTAAGAAAGACACATACGCTCCTACTATCCATTTATTTAGCGGCATTGGTTTAGATGGAAATAATGATGGTAAGGCTTCATTAGAAGATGATGAGGATATTCTGTACACTTTCATTCATCGATTACATTTCTATGGCCCATCCAGGCAATATATACGAATGATGCTATGGGATTACTACCAAAGAGCAATAACTGTTGATATTATCGATGAATATGCAAGTATGTATCAATATTACGGAAAATTAAATATAGAAGGTAATGCCTTCCCATTACCAATTCGCAGTACACATAGTTATCGTAGTACATGGGGTGCACCTCGAAGCTTTGGTGGACGAAGAGTTCATGAAGGGACTGATATTTTTGCGAATTATGGGACTCCTGTAAGGTCTACATGCTATGGAGTTATTGAGACAAAGGGCTGGAATCGAATTGGAGGATGGAGAATCGGAATTCGAGACTTGTATAATAATTATCATTACTACGCTCATCTAGGTGGCTTTAACAAAGACCTTCAAAGAGGGCAAGTAGTAGAGCCAGGAACACTGATTGGCTATGTTGGAAGTACTGGATATGGACCTCCAGGGACATCTGGAAAATTCCCTCCACATTTGCACTATGGTATTTACAAAGACAATGGTTATTCTGAGTGGTCTTTTGATCCTTATCCAAAATTACGTCTTTGGGAGCGTCAGGATAGCAGCAAACAAAGAAGGTGA
- the yunB gene encoding sporulation protein YunB produces MKRFKYRRVPKNKFFVSKRKSFGGFKTNSTQITQKIRNIFPKKYVVICIVLLFFSLYAFWEIDKIFTPTILKYSEKQTRRIASLVINEAYESASKELQGQDIIIRDVDENGKAIISTNTYLINKIIGSTTQHVEENIRRVENGDLSFLSLSKAEMKKMEADKEGLYLKVPIGVVTNTVLLGKLGPTIPVRFSVVGDAVANVTQEVKPFGFDNSVVEIIMNVEVNMNVIIPFSTKSTKVKVEVPIATEIIDGEVPSYIPFTPNTQQIPSATKGKK; encoded by the coding sequence ATGAAGAGATTTAAGTACAGACGTGTTCCAAAAAATAAATTTTTTGTTTCAAAAAGAAAATCTTTTGGTGGATTTAAAACTAATTCAACTCAAATAACACAAAAAATTCGTAATATCTTTCCAAAAAAATATGTAGTGATTTGTATTGTTCTATTATTTTTTTCCTTATATGCTTTTTGGGAAATTGATAAAATTTTCACTCCAACGATCTTAAAATATTCTGAGAAACAAACAAGACGAATAGCTTCTTTAGTTATTAATGAAGCGTATGAATCGGCATCTAAGGAACTGCAAGGGCAGGATATAATCATTCGGGATGTTGATGAGAATGGTAAGGCGATAATAAGTACGAATACATATTTAATCAATAAAATAATTGGTTCTACTACCCAGCATGTTGAAGAAAATATCCGTAGAGTTGAAAATGGGGATTTATCATTTTTATCTTTATCAAAAGCAGAAATGAAGAAAATGGAGGCGGATAAAGAGGGGCTTTATTTAAAAGTTCCGATTGGGGTCGTTACAAATACAGTACTTTTAGGAAAACTTGGACCTACTATACCAGTTCGCTTTTCTGTAGTCGGTGATGCAGTGGCTAATGTTACTCAAGAAGTTAAGCCATTTGGATTTGATAATTCTGTAGTAGAAATTATTATGAATGTAGAAGTAAATATGAATGTAATTATCCCGTTTAGTACAAAATCAACAAAGGTGAAAGTAGAAGTCCCAATTGCTACTGAAATTATCGATGGGGAAGTTCCAAGTTATATTCCATTTACTCCAAATACTCAACAAATTCCATCAGCAACAAAAGGAAAAAAATAA
- a CDS encoding HD-GYP domain-containing protein: MRVVEASTLVPGTILRKPLYNEHGKMIVSANIPLTEEMINRIHKLAIHFVLVHVQSSEQLMEKTIISNELRTEITKTIEDAFVKLISEDVYLRGLSLEKNSSRLKEIIKSLQKELWQQKDVLSLLIDVLQYDEDLFTHSLHVAMYSLGIGTALDLSKNQLNLLGLGALLHDVGKMFIPKKILNKRDRLTEDEYEFMKQHTIAGYEIIRQVPSIHPIVADCALQHHEKINGSGYPKGLFGEEMHLFSKIIGIADFFDAVTSNRVYRQAMLPNEGLTLLMNGIDKLYDAKLISIFSDLLTVYPTGLHVKLSDGRQGIVISQNDASTDRPVVLIIEENEIKLSNPYEVNLYNELKLEIIECDQILKKAII, encoded by the coding sequence ATGAGAGTTGTTGAAGCATCAACACTTGTCCCAGGTACGATCTTAAGAAAACCGCTTTATAATGAACATGGAAAAATGATCGTTAGTGCAAATATTCCTTTAACAGAAGAGATGATTAATCGAATACATAAATTAGCTATTCATTTTGTTTTAGTACATGTTCAATCATCAGAACAATTAATGGAAAAGACAATTATTTCAAACGAACTTCGCACTGAGATCACAAAAACAATAGAAGATGCTTTTGTTAAACTAATTAGCGAAGATGTTTATTTAAGAGGGCTATCTTTAGAAAAAAACTCATCTAGACTTAAAGAAATTATAAAATCACTGCAAAAAGAATTGTGGCAACAGAAGGATGTTTTATCTTTATTGATTGACGTATTACAATATGATGAGGATCTCTTTACTCATTCTCTACATGTAGCTATGTATTCTTTAGGAATTGGGACAGCATTAGATTTAAGTAAAAACCAGCTTAATTTACTTGGATTAGGTGCACTTTTACATGATGTTGGGAAGATGTTCATACCAAAAAAGATTTTAAACAAACGGGACCGTTTAACTGAAGATGAATATGAGTTTATGAAACAACATACAATTGCTGGATACGAAATAATACGACAAGTACCTTCTATTCATCCAATTGTTGCGGACTGTGCATTGCAGCATCATGAAAAGATCAATGGGAGCGGCTATCCAAAAGGTTTATTTGGTGAAGAAATGCATCTTTTCTCAAAGATAATTGGGATTGCCGATTTTTTTGATGCTGTTACTTCAAATCGAGTCTATCGACAAGCAATGCTCCCAAATGAAGGATTAACATTATTAATGAATGGAATTGATAAATTATATGATGCTAAATTAATCAGTATATTTAGCGATCTACTAACAGTTTATCCAACGGGATTACACGTAAAATTGAGCGATGGTAGACAAGGAATCGTTATAAGTCAAAATGATGCTTCTACAGATCGTCCAGTTGTACTGATAATTGAAGAAAATGAAATAAAATTAAGCAATCCTTATGAAGTGAATTTATATAATGAGTTGAAATTAGAGATTATCGAGTGTGATCAAATTTTAAAAAAAGCGATTATTTAA
- a CDS encoding YunC family protein: MINLSPIKIDNHTFNAVTVLLPKTTLLVVMNDNGYIMCGALDVALLNERLRDRQIIAGRAVGVKTIEELLNAPLESITVEAEKLGIQKGMIGRDALLKMI, from the coding sequence TTGATCAATTTAAGCCCAATTAAAATAGATAATCATACATTTAATGCTGTAACAGTTTTACTTCCAAAAACTACATTATTGGTCGTTATGAATGATAACGGTTATATTATGTGCGGAGCATTAGATGTAGCTTTATTAAATGAAAGATTGCGCGATCGTCAAATTATCGCAGGTCGAGCAGTTGGTGTAAAAACAATAGAAGAATTATTAAATGCGCCTTTAGAATCCATTACTGTTGAAGCAGAAAAGTTAGGTATTCAAAAAGGAATGATTGGAAGAGACGCATTATTAAAGATGATATAA
- a CDS encoding bifunctional metallophosphatase/5'-nucleotidase — protein MGTNQTINIRLFHTNDIHSHFETWPTIVGLLKSKRELAKGKGEATLTIDIGDFVDRFHPISEATLGKGNVELLNDAKFDAITIGNNEGITLSKGELLNLYEDAKFDVLVSNLNISDEGTESFSKPYEIYEKNGVKLGVIGLTVAYPVFYETLGWSIKDPFETLNNILPIVKAQSDIVIILSHLGMRDDQRIAEQFSGVDIILGAHTHHLFPNGEYAGETLLCGTGKHGNYLGEVLITVNKETKSIINTEASVTEVHTVPTYYQDEMTKMMLANLMRLSKEMLNEPVTQLPSNLGVNWFKDSPLLKILANALRQWTKSDISILNSGILLDGLSKGLVTKGDIHRICPHPINPCVVNLSGKELLNVLNRCEDKELTHLKMKGFGFRGKVIGKMVYDGITFANKDKKKHLKKEDLFINGEMLDLNQMYAIGTLDLFTFGHLIPTIRDASHKRFFMPEFIRDVLFTALKDV, from the coding sequence CCACTTTGAAACTTGGCCAACAATCGTCGGTTTGCTGAAGTCTAAAAGAGAGTTAGCTAAAGGAAAAGGTGAGGCCACACTTACTATTGATATTGGGGATTTCGTTGATCGATTTCATCCAATTTCAGAGGCCACTTTAGGAAAAGGCAATGTGGAACTTTTAAATGATGCAAAGTTTGATGCAATTACAATAGGAAATAATGAAGGAATCACCTTATCAAAAGGTGAATTGTTAAACCTTTATGAAGATGCAAAGTTTGATGTATTAGTTAGTAATTTAAACATTTCAGATGAAGGTACCGAGAGTTTCAGCAAGCCTTATGAAATATATGAAAAAAATGGAGTAAAGTTAGGAGTAATTGGTTTAACAGTCGCTTATCCAGTGTTTTATGAAACATTAGGATGGAGTATAAAAGATCCGTTTGAAACGTTAAATAACATATTGCCAATTGTCAAAGCGCAATCAGACATTGTCATTATACTTTCTCATTTAGGTATGAGAGACGATCAGAGAATCGCTGAACAATTTTCAGGAGTCGATATAATCTTAGGCGCACATACTCATCATTTATTTCCAAATGGAGAGTATGCTGGTGAAACTTTACTTTGTGGAACAGGCAAACACGGTAACTATTTAGGCGAGGTTTTAATTACTGTAAATAAAGAGACGAAAAGTATTATAAATACTGAAGCTTCAGTTACTGAAGTACATACAGTCCCAACATATTACCAAGATGAAATGACGAAAATGATGTTGGCTAATTTAATGAGATTAAGTAAAGAAATGTTAAATGAACCAGTGACACAATTACCGAGTAACCTGGGTGTAAATTGGTTTAAAGATAGTCCATTGCTGAAAATATTAGCAAATGCACTTCGCCAATGGACTAAATCAGATATCAGTATACTAAATTCCGGTATTTTACTTGATGGTTTAAGTAAGGGCCTTGTTACTAAGGGTGATATTCATCGGATTTGCCCACATCCTATTAATCCTTGTGTCGTTAATTTGTCTGGTAAGGAATTATTAAATGTTTTAAATCGTTGTGAAGATAAAGAACTGACTCATTTAAAGATGAAAGGTTTTGGATTTAGAGGGAAAGTAATTGGAAAAATGGTTTACGACGGAATTACTTTTGCTAATAAAGATAAGAAAAAGCATTTGAAAAAAGAGGATCTATTTATTAATGGTGAAATGTTAGATTTAAATCAAATGTATGCGATTGGAACTTTGGATTTATTTACGTTTGGTCATTTAATTCCTACAATTCGAGATGCTAGTCATAAAAGATTTTTTATGCCTGAATTTATTCGTGATGTGTTATTTACGGCTTTAAAAGATGTATAA